The genomic segment AGTTTCTTACCAAATGCAATTTTAACAATTAAGAATGTTAGTTtttcattgtactgtacagtatgtccaaaaccTTAAAAATAACCTTTAGGTCAGAGCTTTAGAGAAGAAGAATAGTCCtgagaataaaaacatttaaaaataatctcaCAGCCTTACCACAGCCTTATTGGTTACTGCACCCTGTGCTCTTACAACAGTAAATAGGGAACTATAAATATGACAAAAGCAAACTTTAAACCTTGTGAGTAAAACATTTGTCATAATTGGTcataacttttttcttttttagttttgcaGTAATTCATACATTCAGTATCAAAAGGTTTTTAAAGTTCTTGCTGAGAATTGTGATTAAATGGGAGAAAGTAATGCAAAACGTAGTTACGGTAAAGCTTTCATTGTTAATATGTAAAGTTAATGGTGTCAATGTGCTGTTTCATCAGTGACAAATGAACAGTCATGAGATATTTGAGAAATTATACActgtataattacatttttgtatttttgtatgaaCACAACAAAATTCCCTTGTTTTGTCTGGAATAGATACATCATATGGTATTTTTTGAGTCACTGGTTTAGTTAATGGTaaaagcattgctgcctcactgcgCTGGGGCCCTGAGGTCAGTTCCAGTTCCAAactctatctgtgtggagtttgtacagtatgttcacttgGGTTTCCTCCGACAGTGCAAAAACATACTTGTACGATAATTGGCTGGGAAAAGTGGCCATAGGTGTGAGTGTATGCATGTCTGTATCTGTTTgtctgtcctgcgatggactggtgtcctgtccagggtgtatcctgccttgtgcccatttcttgctgggatagactccggcaTCTCATGACCCTGGATTGGAAggagcaattagaaaatggatggatggattgttTAATAAAGTAAACTTCACCTGGTAATTCACCTGGCATttgtaattaataaaatgatggatagaaaaacaaattgttttgctgtattacagcagcttTTGTGGCTGCATGGTTAGAAGAAActttgcaatatactgtatgtagtttaatttattataaaatgGTTAATCTGAGAACAAGATAACTgtccctgttaaaagcaatgtaatgtgttattttttaactactgctgtgtgctgaatTTACTGAAAGACCCCATGATCTATCATTCATTAAACTCTTTAAACTCATATTAATTTCCTACATGaagaattcttctgccagctctTCTTGCAGCACATGCAGTTGAAACCTAAAACTCCAGCCACCCATCTTTCAGATTCACTGTTAATGAACAGTCACTACCCAGTGAATACCACAAGTTCTTCTAGACAGCTTTCAGGCTCAAGTGTCTTCCAAGCAATGATGCTGAATGACTGCTTATTTATCCATCTACTGTTTCTTTCAATTCAGGTTTGCTTATGTGGAGTCCATCCTAGCAAGCAATGGCACAAGTtaacaagtccatcacagggcagacagcttATTTATGATAATCTGAATAAAGCTAACCATCAGTaaattctatacagtatattatatatccACTACCCTGAATTGGacgaagaggttagaaaatggctgggtggatttattaaataatgtatAATTGGAAAAAGTAAGAATGCATATCCAACCAAGCCAGGAATGGTAGAAAACACCAAATCTCTTCATATTTGAGCACACATGTGCTGTAAGTGAGAAATAGGAAGCAAATGCTCTGAGCATCATGTCAAACAGCCACATCCAAATGTTCAAAATGATCCAGACagaatgtttctgttttcagcCCACCTATTCTGGGTTCAACAAGCCATGTTGCACTggtttaaaacaataatttgaACACAAACTGCTTTCCAGTAAAGAGGAACAGCCTACTTGACTTGCTTCACTGTCAGGGCATACTGGAATGTCTCCATTTCAAAGAACGTTGTCATGTTAGTATCAGTCATGAAATTGCTTGAACAACTGATACCTTTATACAAGATACATTTGGAATGCTTCAGAGAAGTTACTGCGTTGTACATCAGGAATGTTTTTCATCTTATTGTGACTATGCTTACAACAATGCATACCATATTCTGAATGCCAAGTATTAGAAAACTAGTGCGCATGGAAACCCAGTTAGAGATTCTTCAAGTTCAGTTTATCAAAACACAATTCTGAAATTTACTACAAGcagttataaaaatatatatcttcaATGCTCAGATCAACTCTACTCGGTAGCTGGAGGAACTGCACCATTTGAATAATGATTACAACTATTGTTTCATCTCTCATACAGATTTTAATCCGTTTTTTTAAAATCCGTATCATTTGGACACATCCACTGGTTTTCAGAAAAATCTTGATCAAAGAAAGAGAAGtcatttctgtactttttattttcagtattataaagtGTTAGATATTTGTGCCAGGCTTCTGTGTAAACAGTAGGCTGGTGAGGCATGAGCACATGAAAATCACAAAGGACCTCTGTACCCACAAAACAACAACCCAATATCACCTACCACTATGAGTCCCtttaaccctaactctaacccctTTGGAAAATGTGGCTCTCAGCCCTTCACCAATTAACTAATTATACAATAAATGCACCACTTGTAaacttacacatactgtatatagacaatAGAGGCCTTAAGAACCTCTTGTGACAGATCATCTGAAACTACTATTCTTACTACAGATGGTCTGCTACAACATTTTTCAATCAAAATGCTGGAaccttcaaaacattttttatgaactagtagtgacctactgtactgtatgtagacatAAACGTGAtgtattatctttgtcttccatTAAGAAGTGTGCATTATCGGTGTATTCTAACTCAAGCAGAGCATTCTTTACAGATGATGGGAGAATGTTGACAATTGTGAAGAATGCTCTCTTCTGTTAATTCATTCAGCGCCACATCTTTCAGAGTGATGCTGCTCTTTTCCTTGACATTAAAGATATCCCACTTTTCCTTTAGGAGCCCTTTGTTAAACAGAAAGGATGCCAGGTGGGAAACTATCACAATGCTGAAAAAGGAGATCAGCATGGAGACGGTTTTAAAGGGGAAATACTGCACATAGACGCCATCCACAAGCCTGCAGCCAGGGAAGTGAATTACAGGGGCAATGTTCATGATGGGTTCCCCAGCTAGGCACCTCAGTGTCAGTCCCAACACAAATCCCACGCAGGCACCATAACCATTTGACTTAGGGACAAAGAGAACGCAGAGAACCTGGGCACAAACCACAGTATACATCATATCTCCGCTGAGCAGCCAAAACACAAAGACAGAGTTGGTTGTCATTGCCAGACTCATTCCAATTGACCCAAAAAGAAGAACTGAAAACTTCACCACCCACATTATTTCGTTTTCAGATGCCTGTAAAGGGGAGGAGAAGATATTTTTAGCATGAGATCAACAATAATCTATAATACTTAAACGGAACACTTCTATGAATAAAACAAGTTATACGTCAGCAACAAAATGGAACATCATTGGAATGGTGTGAATGGTGTGAACTCTAGATGGAGTGTTTTAAGTTACTACAgtaattttataaaatgttacttGCTAATCATATCTATTTAACTGTTCCTCACTTTTTTTCTCAAGATGTTCTTATAGATGTTTCGTGCAAACAGGGAGGCAGAGGAAAGCAAGGCCGAGTCTATGGATGACATCACTGCTGCAGCAATAGCCCCAATGCCTGCGATGGAAATGTAGGAAGGACAGAGATGCTGCAGGGTAATGGGCAGAATCATACCAGCTTGTTCTCGCTCATATGGCGTGGGCAAACCATAACTGGTCTGGTTCCAGTCTGAAACAGCAAAAGAGTGATACCGTAAGAAACTTGCATTGCTCTCAAGAAGAACCTGAGTAATTCACACTATTGACTCCATCAGCGTGTCTAGTTTTATTACCCTGAGATCATACCATAAAGCACAAGTGTCATTCAGTCTATATAGGGTTTACATTatcaattattaataaaatgtctaaccttaattaaaagatgacagtttcttttttattcagaaaGTAAATTTAGTTCTAATGTTCTAATTAATTTGTATCAAGACATAACAAGCAAAAAAGGATTTCTGACCTGTTGAAGCTGCTACAGCCCCAATAATCACAGAAGGAATTCCCAAGACAAAGCAGAAGATTGATCCAACATAGCATGTGACCTGTGCCTGAGTGGTAGAAGCTACTGCCAAGATCCTTTGATAAAAGGCTTGATAACATATTCCTCCCAAAGTCTGGAAAAGAATTGAAACTGTCAGCGATTGAGTAACTATATTAATGGGCTTGGAAAAACAAGCTAAACTTTGCACTGACAAGGTAAACATCTTATTTTATAGGTAACAAAATCAAGACAATCAAGAATTCTCACACCAATAGAGTATATAATCACTTGGAATGGATGATTCATCTGTCTATCTGACATTACCACGAGCAAAACATCATCCAGCCATCTCCCCAATTCTGTCGGCTCAATTTTCCCTATCCAGGGAGACTGGTAGAGTTCATTCACTGCTGTGTATGCAATGTCAGTAGATGCTGGGCTCAGAAGAGTAAATGGGACACAAAGCCACTggaattggtaagaagaaacaAGTTCAACAAAGCAGAGACTTAAGATGACACCCTCTCcaaaaacatacaatacattttttaaattacttgttATCACCCTGTGTAGTTAGATTTACTTAGATAATTTGTCCAGAAGGACtgattacagtacattagcatATGCTTCTAAAAAAGATCACTATCACTGCTCATTCTAGGATTACCACTACATAGAGACTGGTTGTGTCACTGGTGCATCTGAGTAAACTTCAATTTAtcatcatacagtataacatgacCCACTGATTGCAGGGAGGacagaaagtgttttttaaatgataaaattcaTACCTTAATTAGAATTGTACTTCTCTTACATTCACAATATGCAAGTACAATCACCCTAATGTGATAGTTCAAGGCAGTGACTCGTGTGCCTACAAACCTATGGGCTGTGCTTACTATTGTCTGGTACTCTAAAGTTTTACTGTGTGTACTTTTCCAGATAATCCAAAATAATGTCAGATGAGCCTTTACTTACCAGACTAAAAAGCATGAAGATGAGCTGGATTACATCAGTGTATGCTACAGAGTATAGGCCTCCTAGTAGAGTGTATAATATAGCTACACCAGCTGAGATGATGACAGAGTAATAAGATGATATATCCAATATAACACTCATGGTTCCTCCtggaatatatttaattaaaaatattagatGTTATAATAAACAGCAAATTGCCACATATTATAGCAGGTTTATAAACCACGTTTCTTAAAAGTATTACAGTCAACAATAGAACAAATAGTTGTCTCACTCTGATCCTTATAATATGGTTATATGGAAAAGCACAGTCGTGCTTATGTGTGAGGTTAATGAGATGTATTTTTCACTCTTTGACACTTCAAAATCAAGACTTTGGGTGTGACTGTGGTAACAAGGGTTCAAAGGCAGAGGCAACATGCAAAACAACTCCCCATTGCAAGAGTATCTGTAGAGGTCTGTGACCTCTTGCAATACGAAATCCAGGGAGCCTGGACTTGTAATGCAATTCCTGCCTTTACTCTTGCAGATCATGTTTCACTAAAGCTTCAGTCACCATAAACACTGCACAGAACTAGCTGACTGGctaaaacacacagcagcagcaacagtcttctgaaatgaagcagagcCAATAGTGTCCCATCTCCACTAGTGCATTTTGAGGTGCTGTACATCTGGAATATCTGTGTTTTAGTGTTGAAAACTAATTTTTACCTTTCAATttcaacataaaacaaaaacaaagaaccctttGAGGGTTACCATATAGTAATGTGAGATTTGCTGTACTCGAAAGATATAGTAATAAAGAcagtaatgaaataattaatcTTGGTGTTGTTAAAGGGTACATGTTAATGCCTCCCTGAGATGACTCTTTAAATTGCAAATAGTAGACAATAATGCACTTTCAAAATTACTTCACAAGAAAATGTTAATGAGCCCATGACTCTGCTTCAAAAGTTGTTCTGCTGGTCATTGCAAAGATCctgcataatactgtatatggttataAAGGTGCATTACTATACATTGCAGcactttacttttacttttaaatctaaGGTGAGTTTCTTAAGCCCAGAtattcacacaaaaaaagtaTTGGGACTAAATTTTCAATTAAGAACAATAATTCCACTTGAATATTACTTGAATACAAGTTCAGTGTCTGTGTTGCGCAGTTTCAATCAATTCTGACAACTCTAACTGAGGACGTCCGTAATAAAATCCTAGACACTTTGTAACCTGAAGTCACCTATTGAATACAATGGGATTACTTTTTAAGCCTTGCCATTAAACAGCTTTGCGGTGTCACAAATGGTTACAAAACTAATAGGACATGacctttataatttttttcattctagCAATTAACTAATGCTCTCAAGTTcaaaagattgttttttaattatttgaagaGAGCTGGGCAACAGAGAAAAATGTGAATTAAAAGAAAGTGCTCTGCAAAGAATTCATACATTTCGTGATAAATATATTGAGGTTAAGTACTGTTTCTTTGACATTATTTCTTTGTCTCAGCAATTGTGTAGGTAAGCATGTTGCAATACCTCTCTTATATGGATTGAGAAAACACACATAGTGGCATATTGCTTCAGCCAACCTGGTACAAGAGACTGTAATGTTAAAATTCTCTAAATGTACCCACCTAAAGCAGCCAAAACACAGGCTACCCAGAATATGTCTGCCAGCAATGCAGGAATAAAGAGTATACTTGTCAGTTTGTTCCCATACTTTAGTTGGAATGGGTCCATTATAGTGATATAATTCTTTCCTCTCACTGGTTTGGTAAAGAAAATTCCACCTGGATAAGAAACATTCATAGTTTATATTACAAGCAGATATTTCTAGTTGTACACTGTATTAGCATGACCTGTGGTTTGCAGGACTAGAAAGACTTAGATTGTATTATAAACCATATGTTGACTAATTTATGAATAAAGGTTACTGGCTCATGAACAaccatatttttttacttttactgttATCAGCAACTTTATAGAGACCTCAGGATCTGTCATTTATTAAGCTGGGTGAAGAAACATTTATTCTTAATAGCTAAAAGAAATTAAGTATCAGCATATTCGCAAGCTCATTTTGCAAGCAATAAACCCACTGTCATCTGAAAGTGTCTTTTATTATAGTGTAgatcaaagaaaatgtatcatttaTAAATGCAACAAACTCTCAAAGTTTTCAGGAAAATGACACTCTGTAGTAGGAGGTGCACTGACAATGTAATTGAACAGACATAAAATTGATTATGCCAATTAATATCTCATCAACAGGGTTCTTCCAATAGTGGGTCTGTTGTGGAAGACATAGGCTTCTACTGTGCATTGCCACCACTGCAAAGAATCCAAGCTGTATATCGGTGATAAATGAAGTACACATTCTTGTGTTGCAAAAAAAGCCATTATTAAATGAACAGCAGAAGGACAAGTTTTGTCCTGCAGTAATACTGCCTGAGGTTAAACCCACAGGTAGTGAGGCACCATACAGACAGGGTGTCTTCACCCCTAACATGTGGAGTCCAGACAAGATTCTTctgcccagaccatcacacttgaACCACCCTATCTATCTTGGTGTTGTGACTCATGATCTTCCAGAATGTGGACTATTATTGATGACCTGTGATAAGACACAATGCTTTACTAGGTTAGACACTGCTGATTGTGAGCATCCCAGACAACAAGCGTCAGTGCTCTGGCTCAATCTCCAACAATCATATGCTGTATTTTTCTAAAGTCTTGAAAGCATAAAGCACATTGAATGATACTTTTCATCTGATGCTCAGTATCAGTCACAGCTTTCCTTCTTTTTGGTATTGTCAATTCACTCTTCCTCTAACTCAGTtgtcatttccatttaaaaccAGTAATTCATATTTTCTTTCAATCGAATCTATTGAATCATATTTTTCGTAAGACATTTTAAGTCAATAAGTGAACAATTATTTCTCACCCACTATCAAACTCAGGGAGTATCCAACCAGCCCAACAGACCAAGCCAGGCCCTGTGATGGGAGATAGACAATCTCAGCTGTCCCCAGGATGAAGCCGCCTCCAACCCATGTTGCtaaaacagacaaacaaaaacacatttaactaCAGTACTCTTGTTTGACTTTAATAAGATAATTGTTGCGTCAGCTCAATCAGGGAGTTTGATAGGGGGCAGTCTGGATAGCAATTCTAATTCTCATCTATTACTGATAATACATGTAAAAAGTACCAAGTCTGTAAATCTTACCGGTCATTGTGAAAATGCTAACACAAACATTCAAGTTTCGGCCACCAACCATGGTGACTTCGCTTTTATTTCCTGTgcatttcttctcttctctcttgGACTTTCTTGAAGCCCAGATGCCAGTGGCCAGAATCACCACATAAAATATGATCACAGACACCAAACCAGGGATATTGACACTCATTGCTACACAGTGGAGCTCTGTGAATGTAGAAAGACTGCTGTTAATTTACAAGCCTCATTTGGCTACATGGACGGTTAAGGTAATTATCAATTTGATGTCACTGACTTTCACATCCAAGACCTTTAAaacttaaatatatataaactgaatacagtatgtcctactAAGAAGTACTATGCACTGAAACATACTAATGCAAATAAAACGTGATGAAGGATAAAAACTAAAGGATACATTTTCATGTAGGGAAACAATATATGTCACTGAAA from the Lepisosteus oculatus isolate fLepOcu1 chromosome 5, fLepOcu1.hap2, whole genome shotgun sequence genome contains:
- the LOC102688433 gene encoding high affinity choline transporter 1-like isoform X1, which gives rise to MSVNIPGLVSVIIFYVVILATGIWASRKSKREEKKCTGNKSEVTMVGGRNLNVCVSIFTMTATWVGGGFILGTAEIVYLPSQGLAWSVGLVGYSLSLIVGGIFFTKPVRGKNYITIMDPFQLKYGNKLTSILFIPALLADIFWVACVLAALGGTMSVILDISSYYSVIISAGVAILYTLLGGLYSVAYTDVIQLIFMLFSLWLCVPFTLLSPASTDIAYTAVNELYQSPWIGKIEPTELGRWLDDVLLVVMSDRQMNHPFQVIIYSIGTLGGICYQAFYQRILAVASTTQAQVTCYVGSIFCFVLGIPSVIIGAVAASTDWNQTSYGLPTPYEREQAGMILPITLQHLCPSYISIAGIGAIAAAVMSSIDSALLSSASLFARNIYKNILRKKASENEIMWVVKFSVLLFGSIGMSLAMTTNSVFVFWLLSGDMMYTVVCAQVLCVLFVPKSNGYGACVGFVLGLTLRCLAGEPIMNIAPVIHFPGCRLVDGVYVQYFPFKTVSMLISFFSIVIVSHLASFLFNKGLLKEKWDIFNVKEKSSITLKDVALNELTEESILHNCQHSPIICKECSA
- the LOC102688433 gene encoding high affinity choline transporter 1-like isoform X3; this encodes MSVNIPGLVSVIIFYVVILATGIWASRKSKREEKKCTGNKSEVTMVGGRNLNVCVSIFTMTATWVGGGFILGTAEIVYLPSQGLAWSVGLVGYSLSLIVGGIFFTKPVRGKNYITIMDPFQLKYGNKLTSILFIPALLADIFWVACVLAALGGTMSVILDISSYYSVIISAGVAILYTLLGGLYSVAYTDVIQLIFMLFSLWLCVPFTLLSPASTDIAYTAVNELYQSPWIGKIEPTELGRWLDDVLLVTLGGICYQAFYQRILAVASTTQAQVTCYVGSIFCFVLGIPSVIIGAVAASTDWNQTSYGLPTPYEREQAGMILPITLQHLCPSYISIAGIGAIAAAVMSSIDSALLSSASLFARNIYKNILRKKASENEIMWVVKFSVLLFGSIGMSLAMTTNSVFVFWLLSGDMMYTVVCAQVLCVLFVPKSNGYGACVGFVLGLTLRCLAGEPIMNIAPVIHFPGCRLVDGVYVQYFPFKTVSMLISFFSIVIVSHLASFLFNKGLLKEKWDIFNVKEKSSITLKDVALNELTEESILHNCQHSPIICKECSA
- the LOC102688433 gene encoding high affinity choline transporter 1-like isoform X2 gives rise to the protein MSVNIPGLVSVIIFYVVILATGIWASRKSKREEKKCTGNKSEVTMVGGRNLNVCVSIFTMTATWVGGGFILGTAEIVYLPSQGLAWSVGLVGYSLSLIVGGIFFTKPVRGKNYITIMDPFQLKYGNKLTSILFIPALLADIFWVACVLAALGGTMSVILDISSYYSVIISAGVAILYTLLGGLYSVAYTDVIQLIFMLFSLWLCVPFTLLSPASTDIAYTAVNELYQSPWIGKIEPTELGRWLDDVLLVVMSDRQMNHPFQTLGGICYQAFYQRILAVASTTQAQVTCYVGSIFCFVLGIPSVIIGAVAASTDWNQTSYGLPTPYEREQAGMILPITLQHLCPSYISIAGIGAIAAAVMSSIDSALLSSASLFARNIYKNILRKKASENEIMWVVKFSVLLFGSIGMSLAMTTNSVFVFWLLSGDMMYTVVCAQVLCVLFVPKSNGYGACVGFVLGLTLRCLAGEPIMNIAPVIHFPGCRLVDGVYVQYFPFKTVSMLISFFSIVIVSHLASFLFNKGLLKEKWDIFNVKEKSSITLKDVALNELTEESILHNCQHSPIICKECSA
- the LOC102688433 gene encoding high-affinity choline transporter 1-like isoform X4 — protein: MSVNIPGLVSVIIFYVVILATGIWASRKSKREEKKCTGNKSEVTMVGGRNLNVCVSIFTMTATWVGGGFILGTAEIVYLPSQGLAWSVGLVGYSLSLIVGGIFFTKPVRGKNYITIMDPFQLKYGNKLTSILFIPALLADIFWVACVLAALGGTMSVILDISSYYSVIISAGVAILYTLLGGLYSVAYTDVIQLIFMLFSLTLGGICYQAFYQRILAVASTTQAQVTCYVGSIFCFVLGIPSVIIGAVAASTDWNQTSYGLPTPYEREQAGMILPITLQHLCPSYISIAGIGAIAAAVMSSIDSALLSSASLFARNIYKNILRKKASENEIMWVVKFSVLLFGSIGMSLAMTTNSVFVFWLLSGDMMYTVVCAQVLCVLFVPKSNGYGACVGFVLGLTLRCLAGEPIMNIAPVIHFPGCRLVDGVYVQYFPFKTVSMLISFFSIVIVSHLASFLFNKGLLKEKWDIFNVKEKSSITLKDVALNELTEESILHNCQHSPIICKECSA